Proteins from a genomic interval of Phalacrocorax aristotelis chromosome 3, bGulAri2.1, whole genome shotgun sequence:
- the B3GALNT2 gene encoding UDP-GalNAc:beta-1,3-N-acetylgalactosaminyltransferase 2 isoform X3 yields MRNWLVLLCPCAVGVALHLWLLLSCPGGPGRQPAGPLAFFPQWKLKHYDVIVGVLSARHNHELRSVIRNTWFKHLKQHPALSQRVLVKFIIGAHGCAVPVEDREDPYSCKLLNISNPVLNQEIEAFSLLEDVPSVLSEDRVVSVNFRVLYPIVITSLGVFYESDGVGFQRNITVKLYQAEHEEALFSARFSPPSCGVQVNRLWYKPVEQFILPESFEGTIVWESQDLQGLVSRNLHKVMVNDGGGVFRVITAGEGSLPHELTEGVEGIAGGFIYTIQGDALLKSLHTRPERFASHIKNLEKEDALLKEESSTYDDIVFVDVIDTYRNVPAKLLNFYRWTVESTSFDLLLKTDDDCYIDLEAVFNRIMQKKLDRPNIWWGNFRLNWAVDRTGKWQELEYPSPAYPAFACGSGYVISKDIVQWLASNSERLKTYQGEDVSMGIWMAAVGPKRYQDSLWLCEKTCESGMLSSPQYSPQELRELWRLKELCGDPCRCEER; encoded by the exons ATGCGAAActggctggtgctgctgtgccccTGTGCGGTCGGGGTCGCGCTGCACCTctggctgctgctcagctgccccggcggccccggcaGGCAGCCGGCAG GTCCACTGGCCTTCTTTCCTCAGTGGAAGCTGAAACATTATGATGTTATTGTAGGTGTTTTGTCAGCTCGACATAATCATGAACTGCGCAGTGTTATAAGGAACACTTGGTTCAAGCACCTGAAACAACATCCCGCACTGAGCCAACG tGTCCTTGTGAAGTTTATAATAGGTGCGCATGGTTGTGCTGTGCCAGTGGAGGACAGAGAAGACCCCTACTCCTGCAAACTTCTGAATATCAGTAACCCAG TTTTGAATCAGGAGATTGAAGCATTCAGCCTCCTTGAGGACGTACCTTCTGTGCTATCTGAAGACAGAGTTGTCAGTGTGAACTTCCGCGTACTTTACCCCATTGTCATTACCAGTCTTGGGGTATTTTATGAGTCTGATGGGGTGGGATTCCAGAGGAACATCACTGTAAAACTGTACCAGGCAGAACATGAG GAAGCTCTTTTCAGTGCTCGCTTTAGCCCACCAAGCTGTGGAGTGCAAGTGAACAGATTGTGGTACAAGCCAGTAGAGCAGTTCATTTTGCCAGAG AGTTTTGAAGGTACCATTGTGTGGGAAAGCCAGGATCTTCAGGGCCTTGTTTCAAGAAATCTTCATAAAGTGATGGTGAACGATGGAGGGGGTGTTTTTAGAGTCATTACA gcaggggaaggatCACTGCCACATGAACTCACAGAAGGTGTGGAGGGAATAGCAGGTGGTTTTATCTACACTATTCAAG GTGATGCTCTTTTAAAAAGCCTCCATACTCGCCCAGAAAGGTTTGCAAGTCACataaaaaatcttgaaaaagaAGATGCTTTATTGAAGGAAGAAAGCAGTACCTATGACGATATTGTTTTTGTAGATGTTATTGACACTTACAGAAATGTTCCAGCCAAACTGCTGAACTTCTACCGATG GACAGTTGAATCAACGAGTTTTGATTTGTTGCTGAAGACAGATGATGACTGTTACATTGATTTGGAGGCTGTTTTTAACAGgataatgcagaaaaaattgGACAGGCCGAACATTTGGTGGGGAAA TTTCAGACTGAATTGGGCGGTTGATCGAACTGGGAAATGGCAAGAGCTGGAGTACCCAAGTCCTGCGTATCCAGCCTTTGCTTGTGGGTCCGGCTACGTCATCTCCAAAGACATTGTTCAGTGGCTGGCAAGCAACTCTGAAAGATTAAAGACGTACCAG GGTGAAGATGTGAGTATGGGCATCTGGATGGCAGCTGTAGGACCCAAGCGATATCAA GATAGTCTCTGGTTGTGCGAGAAGACGTGCGAGAGTGGCATGCTCTCTTCCCCCCAGTATTCTCCACAGGAACTGAGAGAGCTCTGGAGATTAAAGGAACTGTGTGGAGATCCTTGCAGATGTGAGGAAAGATGA
- the B3GALNT2 gene encoding UDP-GalNAc:beta-1,3-N-acetylgalactosaminyltransferase 2 isoform X2: protein MRNWLVLLCPCAVGVALHLWLLLSCPGGPGRQPAGPLAFFPQWKLKHYDVIVGVLSARHNHELRSVIRNTWFKHLKQHPALSQRVLVKFIIGAHGCAVPVEDREDPYSCKLLNISNPVLNQEIEAFSLLEDVPSVLSEDRVVSVNFRVLYPIVITSLGVFYESDGVGFQRNITVKLYQAEHEEALFSARFSPPSCGVQVNRLWYKPVEQFILPESFEGTIVWESQDLQGLVSRNLHKVMVNDGGGVFRVITQAGEGSLPHELTEGVEGIAGGFIYTIQGDALLKSLHTRPERFASHIKNLEKEDALLKEESSTYDDIVFVDVIDTYRNVPAKLLNFYRWTVESTSFDLLLKTDDDCYIDLEAVFNRIMQKKLDRPNIWWGNFRLNWAVDRTGKWQELEYPSPAYPAFACGSGYVISKDIVQWLASNSERLKTYQGEDVSMGIWMAAVGPKRYQDSLWLCEKTCESGMLSSPQYSPQELRELWRLKELCGDPCRCEER, encoded by the exons ATGCGAAActggctggtgctgctgtgccccTGTGCGGTCGGGGTCGCGCTGCACCTctggctgctgctcagctgccccggcggccccggcaGGCAGCCGGCAG GTCCACTGGCCTTCTTTCCTCAGTGGAAGCTGAAACATTATGATGTTATTGTAGGTGTTTTGTCAGCTCGACATAATCATGAACTGCGCAGTGTTATAAGGAACACTTGGTTCAAGCACCTGAAACAACATCCCGCACTGAGCCAACG tGTCCTTGTGAAGTTTATAATAGGTGCGCATGGTTGTGCTGTGCCAGTGGAGGACAGAGAAGACCCCTACTCCTGCAAACTTCTGAATATCAGTAACCCAG TTTTGAATCAGGAGATTGAAGCATTCAGCCTCCTTGAGGACGTACCTTCTGTGCTATCTGAAGACAGAGTTGTCAGTGTGAACTTCCGCGTACTTTACCCCATTGTCATTACCAGTCTTGGGGTATTTTATGAGTCTGATGGGGTGGGATTCCAGAGGAACATCACTGTAAAACTGTACCAGGCAGAACATGAG GAAGCTCTTTTCAGTGCTCGCTTTAGCCCACCAAGCTGTGGAGTGCAAGTGAACAGATTGTGGTACAAGCCAGTAGAGCAGTTCATTTTGCCAGAG AGTTTTGAAGGTACCATTGTGTGGGAAAGCCAGGATCTTCAGGGCCTTGTTTCAAGAAATCTTCATAAAGTGATGGTGAACGATGGAGGGGGTGTTTTTAGAGTCATTACA caggcaggggaaggatCACTGCCACATGAACTCACAGAAGGTGTGGAGGGAATAGCAGGTGGTTTTATCTACACTATTCAAG GTGATGCTCTTTTAAAAAGCCTCCATACTCGCCCAGAAAGGTTTGCAAGTCACataaaaaatcttgaaaaagaAGATGCTTTATTGAAGGAAGAAAGCAGTACCTATGACGATATTGTTTTTGTAGATGTTATTGACACTTACAGAAATGTTCCAGCCAAACTGCTGAACTTCTACCGATG GACAGTTGAATCAACGAGTTTTGATTTGTTGCTGAAGACAGATGATGACTGTTACATTGATTTGGAGGCTGTTTTTAACAGgataatgcagaaaaaattgGACAGGCCGAACATTTGGTGGGGAAA TTTCAGACTGAATTGGGCGGTTGATCGAACTGGGAAATGGCAAGAGCTGGAGTACCCAAGTCCTGCGTATCCAGCCTTTGCTTGTGGGTCCGGCTACGTCATCTCCAAAGACATTGTTCAGTGGCTGGCAAGCAACTCTGAAAGATTAAAGACGTACCAG GGTGAAGATGTGAGTATGGGCATCTGGATGGCAGCTGTAGGACCCAAGCGATATCAA GATAGTCTCTGGTTGTGCGAGAAGACGTGCGAGAGTGGCATGCTCTCTTCCCCCCAGTATTCTCCACAGGAACTGAGAGAGCTCTGGAGATTAAAGGAACTGTGTGGAGATCCTTGCAGATGTGAGGAAAGATGA
- the B3GALNT2 gene encoding UDP-GalNAc:beta-1,3-N-acetylgalactosaminyltransferase 2 isoform X5 gives MRNWLVLLCPCAVGVALHLWLLLSCPGGPGRQPAGPLAFFPQWKLKHYDVIVGVLSARHNHELRSVIRNTWFKHLKQHPALSQRVLVKFIIGAHGCAVPVEDREDPYSCKLLNISNPVLNQEIEAFSLLEDVPSVLSEDRVVSVNFRVLYPIVITSLGVFYESDGVGFQRNITVKLYQAEHEEALFSARFSPPSCGVQVNRLWYKPVEQFILPESFEGTIVWESQDLQGLVSRNLHKVMVNDGGGVFRVITQAGEGSLPHELTEGVEGIAGGFIYTIQEGDALLKSLHTRPERFASHIKNLEKEDALLKEESSTYDDIVFVDVIDTYRNVPAKLLNFYRWTVESTSFDLLLKTDDDCYIDLEAVFNRIMQKKLDRPNIWWGNFRLNWAVDRTGKWQELEYPSPAYPAFACGSGYVISKDIVQWLASNSERLKTYQGEDVSMGIWMAAVGPKRYQDSLWLCEKTCESGMLSSPQYSPQELRELWRLKELCGDPCRCEER, from the exons ATGCGAAActggctggtgctgctgtgccccTGTGCGGTCGGGGTCGCGCTGCACCTctggctgctgctcagctgccccggcggccccggcaGGCAGCCGGCAG GTCCACTGGCCTTCTTTCCTCAGTGGAAGCTGAAACATTATGATGTTATTGTAGGTGTTTTGTCAGCTCGACATAATCATGAACTGCGCAGTGTTATAAGGAACACTTGGTTCAAGCACCTGAAACAACATCCCGCACTGAGCCAACG tGTCCTTGTGAAGTTTATAATAGGTGCGCATGGTTGTGCTGTGCCAGTGGAGGACAGAGAAGACCCCTACTCCTGCAAACTTCTGAATATCAGTAACCCAG TTTTGAATCAGGAGATTGAAGCATTCAGCCTCCTTGAGGACGTACCTTCTGTGCTATCTGAAGACAGAGTTGTCAGTGTGAACTTCCGCGTACTTTACCCCATTGTCATTACCAGTCTTGGGGTATTTTATGAGTCTGATGGGGTGGGATTCCAGAGGAACATCACTGTAAAACTGTACCAGGCAGAACATGAG GAAGCTCTTTTCAGTGCTCGCTTTAGCCCACCAAGCTGTGGAGTGCAAGTGAACAGATTGTGGTACAAGCCAGTAGAGCAGTTCATTTTGCCAGAG AGTTTTGAAGGTACCATTGTGTGGGAAAGCCAGGATCTTCAGGGCCTTGTTTCAAGAAATCTTCATAAAGTGATGGTGAACGATGGAGGGGGTGTTTTTAGAGTCATTACA caggcaggggaaggatCACTGCCACATGAACTCACAGAAGGTGTGGAGGGAATAGCAGGTGGTTTTATCTACACTATTCAAG AAGGTGATGCTCTTTTAAAAAGCCTCCATACTCGCCCAGAAAGGTTTGCAAGTCACataaaaaatcttgaaaaagaAGATGCTTTATTGAAGGAAGAAAGCAGTACCTATGACGATATTGTTTTTGTAGATGTTATTGACACTTACAGAAATGTTCCAGCCAAACTGCTGAACTTCTACCGATG GACAGTTGAATCAACGAGTTTTGATTTGTTGCTGAAGACAGATGATGACTGTTACATTGATTTGGAGGCTGTTTTTAACAGgataatgcagaaaaaattgGACAGGCCGAACATTTGGTGGGGAAA TTTCAGACTGAATTGGGCGGTTGATCGAACTGGGAAATGGCAAGAGCTGGAGTACCCAAGTCCTGCGTATCCAGCCTTTGCTTGTGGGTCCGGCTACGTCATCTCCAAAGACATTGTTCAGTGGCTGGCAAGCAACTCTGAAAGATTAAAGACGTACCAG GGTGAAGATGTGAGTATGGGCATCTGGATGGCAGCTGTAGGACCCAAGCGATATCAA GATAGTCTCTGGTTGTGCGAGAAGACGTGCGAGAGTGGCATGCTCTCTTCCCCCCAGTATTCTCCACAGGAACTGAGAGAGCTCTGGAGATTAAAGGAACTGTGTGGAGATCCTTGCAGATGTGAGGAAAGATGA
- the B3GALNT2 gene encoding UDP-GalNAc:beta-1,3-N-acetylgalactosaminyltransferase 2 isoform X4, whose translation MRNWLVLLCPCAVGVALHLWLLLSCPGGPGRQPAGVLSARHNHELRSVIRNTWFKHLKQHPALSQRVLVKFIIGAHGCAVPVEDREDPYSCKLLNISNPVLNQEIEAFSLLEDVPSVLSEDRVVSVNFRVLYPIVITSLGVFYESDGVGFQRNITVKLYQAEHEEALFSARFSPPSCGVQVNRLWYKPVEQFILPESFEGTIVWESQDLQGLVSRNLHKVMVNDGGGVFRVITQAGEGSLPHELTEGVEGIAGGFIYTIQEGDALLKSLHTRPERFASHIKNLEKEDALLKEESSTYDDIVFVDVIDTYRNVPAKLLNFYRWTVESTSFDLLLKTDDDCYIDLEAVFNRIMQKKLDRPNIWWGNFRLNWAVDRTGKWQELEYPSPAYPAFACGSGYVISKDIVQWLASNSERLKTYQGEDVSMGIWMAAVGPKRYQDSLWLCEKTCESGMLSSPQYSPQELRELWRLKELCGDPCRCEER comes from the exons ATGCGAAActggctggtgctgctgtgccccTGTGCGGTCGGGGTCGCGCTGCACCTctggctgctgctcagctgccccggcggccccggcaGGCAGCCGGCAG GTGTTTTGTCAGCTCGACATAATCATGAACTGCGCAGTGTTATAAGGAACACTTGGTTCAAGCACCTGAAACAACATCCCGCACTGAGCCAACG tGTCCTTGTGAAGTTTATAATAGGTGCGCATGGTTGTGCTGTGCCAGTGGAGGACAGAGAAGACCCCTACTCCTGCAAACTTCTGAATATCAGTAACCCAG TTTTGAATCAGGAGATTGAAGCATTCAGCCTCCTTGAGGACGTACCTTCTGTGCTATCTGAAGACAGAGTTGTCAGTGTGAACTTCCGCGTACTTTACCCCATTGTCATTACCAGTCTTGGGGTATTTTATGAGTCTGATGGGGTGGGATTCCAGAGGAACATCACTGTAAAACTGTACCAGGCAGAACATGAG GAAGCTCTTTTCAGTGCTCGCTTTAGCCCACCAAGCTGTGGAGTGCAAGTGAACAGATTGTGGTACAAGCCAGTAGAGCAGTTCATTTTGCCAGAG AGTTTTGAAGGTACCATTGTGTGGGAAAGCCAGGATCTTCAGGGCCTTGTTTCAAGAAATCTTCATAAAGTGATGGTGAACGATGGAGGGGGTGTTTTTAGAGTCATTACA caggcaggggaaggatCACTGCCACATGAACTCACAGAAGGTGTGGAGGGAATAGCAGGTGGTTTTATCTACACTATTCAAG AAGGTGATGCTCTTTTAAAAAGCCTCCATACTCGCCCAGAAAGGTTTGCAAGTCACataaaaaatcttgaaaaagaAGATGCTTTATTGAAGGAAGAAAGCAGTACCTATGACGATATTGTTTTTGTAGATGTTATTGACACTTACAGAAATGTTCCAGCCAAACTGCTGAACTTCTACCGATG GACAGTTGAATCAACGAGTTTTGATTTGTTGCTGAAGACAGATGATGACTGTTACATTGATTTGGAGGCTGTTTTTAACAGgataatgcagaaaaaattgGACAGGCCGAACATTTGGTGGGGAAA TTTCAGACTGAATTGGGCGGTTGATCGAACTGGGAAATGGCAAGAGCTGGAGTACCCAAGTCCTGCGTATCCAGCCTTTGCTTGTGGGTCCGGCTACGTCATCTCCAAAGACATTGTTCAGTGGCTGGCAAGCAACTCTGAAAGATTAAAGACGTACCAG GGTGAAGATGTGAGTATGGGCATCTGGATGGCAGCTGTAGGACCCAAGCGATATCAA GATAGTCTCTGGTTGTGCGAGAAGACGTGCGAGAGTGGCATGCTCTCTTCCCCCCAGTATTCTCCACAGGAACTGAGAGAGCTCTGGAGATTAAAGGAACTGTGTGGAGATCCTTGCAGATGTGAGGAAAGATGA
- the B3GALNT2 gene encoding UDP-GalNAc:beta-1,3-N-acetylgalactosaminyltransferase 2 isoform X1, which translates to MRNWLVLLCPCAVGVALHLWLLLSCPGGPGRQPAGPLAFFPQWKLKHYDVIVGVLSARHNHELRSVIRNTWFKHLKQHPALSQRVLVKFIIGAHGCAVPVEDREDPYSCKLLNISNPVLNQEIEAFSLLEDVPSVLSEDRVVSVNFRVLYPIVITSLGVFYESDGVGFQRNITVKLYQAEHEEALFSARFSPPSCGVQVNRLWYKPVEQFILPESFEGTIVWESQDLQGLVSRNLHKVMVNDGGGVFRVITAGEGSLPHELTEGVEGIAGGFIYTIQEGDALLKSLHTRPERFASHIKNLEKEDALLKEESSTYDDIVFVDVIDTYRNVPAKLLNFYRWTVESTSFDLLLKTDDDCYIDLEAVFNRIMQKKLDRPNIWWGNFRLNWAVDRTGKWQELEYPSPAYPAFACGSGYVISKDIVQWLASNSERLKTYQGEDVSMGIWMAAVGPKRYQDSLWLCEKTCESGMLSSPQYSPQELRELWRLKELCGDPCRCEER; encoded by the exons ATGCGAAActggctggtgctgctgtgccccTGTGCGGTCGGGGTCGCGCTGCACCTctggctgctgctcagctgccccggcggccccggcaGGCAGCCGGCAG GTCCACTGGCCTTCTTTCCTCAGTGGAAGCTGAAACATTATGATGTTATTGTAGGTGTTTTGTCAGCTCGACATAATCATGAACTGCGCAGTGTTATAAGGAACACTTGGTTCAAGCACCTGAAACAACATCCCGCACTGAGCCAACG tGTCCTTGTGAAGTTTATAATAGGTGCGCATGGTTGTGCTGTGCCAGTGGAGGACAGAGAAGACCCCTACTCCTGCAAACTTCTGAATATCAGTAACCCAG TTTTGAATCAGGAGATTGAAGCATTCAGCCTCCTTGAGGACGTACCTTCTGTGCTATCTGAAGACAGAGTTGTCAGTGTGAACTTCCGCGTACTTTACCCCATTGTCATTACCAGTCTTGGGGTATTTTATGAGTCTGATGGGGTGGGATTCCAGAGGAACATCACTGTAAAACTGTACCAGGCAGAACATGAG GAAGCTCTTTTCAGTGCTCGCTTTAGCCCACCAAGCTGTGGAGTGCAAGTGAACAGATTGTGGTACAAGCCAGTAGAGCAGTTCATTTTGCCAGAG AGTTTTGAAGGTACCATTGTGTGGGAAAGCCAGGATCTTCAGGGCCTTGTTTCAAGAAATCTTCATAAAGTGATGGTGAACGATGGAGGGGGTGTTTTTAGAGTCATTACA gcaggggaaggatCACTGCCACATGAACTCACAGAAGGTGTGGAGGGAATAGCAGGTGGTTTTATCTACACTATTCAAG AAGGTGATGCTCTTTTAAAAAGCCTCCATACTCGCCCAGAAAGGTTTGCAAGTCACataaaaaatcttgaaaaagaAGATGCTTTATTGAAGGAAGAAAGCAGTACCTATGACGATATTGTTTTTGTAGATGTTATTGACACTTACAGAAATGTTCCAGCCAAACTGCTGAACTTCTACCGATG GACAGTTGAATCAACGAGTTTTGATTTGTTGCTGAAGACAGATGATGACTGTTACATTGATTTGGAGGCTGTTTTTAACAGgataatgcagaaaaaattgGACAGGCCGAACATTTGGTGGGGAAA TTTCAGACTGAATTGGGCGGTTGATCGAACTGGGAAATGGCAAGAGCTGGAGTACCCAAGTCCTGCGTATCCAGCCTTTGCTTGTGGGTCCGGCTACGTCATCTCCAAAGACATTGTTCAGTGGCTGGCAAGCAACTCTGAAAGATTAAAGACGTACCAG GGTGAAGATGTGAGTATGGGCATCTGGATGGCAGCTGTAGGACCCAAGCGATATCAA GATAGTCTCTGGTTGTGCGAGAAGACGTGCGAGAGTGGCATGCTCTCTTCCCCCCAGTATTCTCCACAGGAACTGAGAGAGCTCTGGAGATTAAAGGAACTGTGTGGAGATCCTTGCAGATGTGAGGAAAGATGA